CGGAAGCGGTGGGACCGCAGATAATCGGTATCGGCGGAAGATTACCCACGACCGAACTGCCGATTGATATCTTCCTTGCTTATCCTCACCAGCGTGGGCCGTCCGTGCGGGCAGGAGTATGGCTCCCGGCATTGCATCAGAGCCCTCAGCAAATGCTCGGCCTCTTTGTCATTGAGTCGATCACCCGACATCACTGCCGACCGACAGGCAATAGATTGTGCCATCGCCTTCAACAGATCCTGTCCTGCTTTGCGGAGCGAAGCCAGGTCATCAATAATCGCCAGCAGTACCTTCTCAGGAGACTTAGACGACAGCACTGTCGGCACGGCCTCAATGTTCACCATTCTCCCTCCGAACGGTGAGACCACAAAACCCGACCGGTCGAGCATTTCCTGGGATTCTTCAAACACGGCCAGTTGTTCGGCGGTCAAATCAACCTGAACCGGGAATAAGAGGTTCTGCCCATCGACCGCACGCTTCTCAATTTTCTCAAGCATCTCTTCATAGAGCACGCGCTCGTGGGCGGTGTGCTGATCAACAATAAAGAGGTCGTCACCGGTCTGGATCAACAGATACAGGTCAGCAAACCGTCCCACATAACGGAAAGACGATTGCGGTCCAATAGGTGGATTCTCGATTCTCTTATCCTGAGAAGTGCCTGCCTGAGGCTCAGCCTTCTCAAACACCTCGCCCGTCTCGCGATTGACCCCCATCGGGGGGCTTCCCATCGGGGGGCTTCCCATCGGGGAATCATCTGACGAATTCGATGCGGCCTCAAGCGGACGATACAACTCAGAAAGTGTACCGGGATCAACTGGTTGGCACTCATACACACCCGGAATCACAGCCTGGTTTGAGTCCGATGCAGTGGTCGTTCCACCATTGCGAACAGCCCTCGGTGAGGGTCGCGGCTGCGATTGACTGAAAGCCGGAATAATTCCATCCCGGCGCAAACCCTCGGCCACGAGCAGGCGAACAATATGATGTATTTCTCTCTCGTGCGCCAGACGCACCTCGGTTTTTCCAGGGTGGACATTGACATCAACTTCGGTCGGGTCGACAGTAATCAACAGCGCCCCAACCGGGAACAATCCTTTTGACAGCAATTCCCCGTAACCCGCAACAAACGCATGGGACAGTGTCGGTGATTGAACATACCGGCCATTGACAAAGATAAACTGGCCATTGCGATTATGCTGCGCCGCGTCGGGTAAACCAACACACCCCAGAACAGATGCAGACTCATCCTTTCCCTCGACAGGGACGAAATCTCGTTTCTTACCCAGCACATCCGTAACGCGCTCGACGAGCGATTGCTTGGGCGGTACTGCAAAGAGCTTACGGCCATTGCTGGAATATGAAAACCCAATGTCCGCCCGTCCGATGGCCAGGGCGGTGGCCGCCCGGGAGAGATATCGCGCTTCAGTAGCTTCGGATTTGAGAAACTTGCGCCGGGCGGGAGTGTTGAAAAACAGATTCTCGACCTCAACCGTTGTGCCCGGAGCAGCCGGGATCGGCTGCACCGACTGCAACACCCCTCCCTCAAAAATAATCTCCACACCTGAAGCGGCATCATGCGGTCGGGACACCATCCGCATCCGCGACACTGACGCAATCGAAGGCAGAGCCTCACCGCGAAAGCCATAAGTATCAAGATTATTGAGATCGTTAAAAACAGCTATCTTGGAAGTCGCATGGCGCGAGAAGGCAATCTCAATCTGCTCCTCGGCAATCCCGCAACCATTGTCAACGATCCGGATGAGCTTTATTCCTGCACCTTCGACGAGAATGTCGATTCGATCCGAACCGGCGTCGATAGCGTTCTCTACCAGTTCCTTCAACACAGCGGCGGGTCTCTCGACGACTTCTCCAGCCGCGATTTTGTTGACTACCCGATCGGGCAGTGGCCTTATCCATGCCTTGTGTCGATTGTTATCTTGTGGAAGCTTCACTCCATGTCCTCACGAAGCTGGCGTAGAAAATCAAACGCCTCGACCGGTGTCATATGGTCAATATCTGCAGTTCTTATTTTCTCTTCAGTTTTCGACGGCTGTGGCTCGAACAACGATGGCTGCACCTTTTCCTTGTAAATGCCCTGACCGAGTTCGGAGCGAGTGAACTTGCCAGATTCAAGCAACCGCAGGATTTGACGCGCTCTGACAATCGGCTGGCGCGGCAGTCCGGCCAACTTGGCAACTTCAATACCATACGAGTCATCGCAACCACCGGGAACGATTTTGTGCAGGAACACAACC
The sequence above is a segment of the Candidatus Zixiibacteriota bacterium genome. Coding sequences within it:
- the mutL gene encoding DNA mismatch repair endonuclease MutL codes for the protein MKLPQDNNRHKAWIRPLPDRVVNKIAAGEVVERPAAVLKELVENAIDAGSDRIDILVEGAGIKLIRIVDNGCGIAEEQIEIAFSRHATSKIAVFNDLNNLDTYGFRGEALPSIASVSRMRMVSRPHDAASGVEIIFEGGVLQSVQPIPAAPGTTVEVENLFFNTPARRKFLKSEATEARYLSRAATALAIGRADIGFSYSSNGRKLFAVPPKQSLVERVTDVLGKKRDFVPVEGKDESASVLGCVGLPDAAQHNRNGQFIFVNGRYVQSPTLSHAFVAGYGELLSKGLFPVGALLITVDPTEVDVNVHPGKTEVRLAHEREIHHIVRLLVAEGLRRDGIIPAFSQSQPRPSPRAVRNGGTTTASDSNQAVIPGVYECQPVDPGTLSELYRPLEAASNSSDDSPMGSPPMGSPPMGVNRETGEVFEKAEPQAGTSQDKRIENPPIGPQSSFRYVGRFADLYLLIQTGDDLFIVDQHTAHERVLYEEMLEKIEKRAVDGQNLLFPVQVDLTAEQLAVFEESQEMLDRSGFVVSPFGGRMVNIEAVPTVLSSKSPEKVLLAIIDDLASLRKAGQDLLKAMAQSIACRSAVMSGDRLNDKEAEHLLRALMQCREPYSCPHGRPTLVRISKEDINRQFGRG